From the Nocardiopsis changdeensis genome, one window contains:
- a CDS encoding TetR/AcrR family transcriptional regulator, with product MTRPRVELVRPWRGMTPDERQQARRRRLLDAALEEFATTGFRAATVGAICARAHLTNRYFYEHFADREAALRALYDELLDRALTAMATALDTRQDFEDQVMAALGAYLDFVMADPRRVRIISVESVGVSPAMEERRRTARHTIADLVDAAYARGAARGRLVERPFRKQALALVGAANELVVDWVLGERPQDADRVRADIAEVFLPLLRSRRTAP from the coding sequence ATGACACGACCCCGGGTGGAACTGGTGCGCCCCTGGCGGGGCATGACCCCCGACGAACGCCAACAGGCCCGGCGCCGCCGCCTGCTGGACGCCGCCCTGGAGGAGTTCGCCACCACCGGCTTCCGCGCCGCCACCGTCGGCGCGATCTGCGCCCGCGCCCACCTCACCAACCGCTACTTCTACGAGCACTTCGCCGACCGCGAGGCCGCCCTGCGCGCCCTGTACGACGAACTCCTGGACCGGGCCCTGACCGCCATGGCCACCGCCCTGGACACCCGGCAGGACTTCGAGGACCAGGTCATGGCCGCCCTGGGCGCCTACCTCGACTTCGTCATGGCCGACCCGCGCCGGGTCCGCATCATCTCCGTGGAGAGCGTGGGCGTCAGCCCCGCCATGGAGGAGCGCCGCCGCACCGCCCGCCACACCATCGCCGACCTGGTCGATGCCGCCTACGCCCGCGGCGCGGCCCGCGGCCGCCTGGTGGAGCGCCCCTTCCGCAAACAGGCACTGGCCCTGGTCGGGGCCGCCAACGAACTGGTCGTCGACTGGGTCCTGGGCGAGCGCCCCCAAGACGCCGACCGCGTGCGCGCCGACATCGCCGAGGTGTTCCTGCCGCTGCTGCGCTCACGCCGCACCGCCCCCTGA
- a CDS encoding response regulator, protein MDRIRVLLADDDALMRAGLRAILAADPHLHVVAEAADGDQALHRCLRHRPDLALLDVRMPGTDGLAAARRIRARLPGTAIVMLTLFGEDENIDTALDIGVDGFVLKTGDPADLLAAATGAAFLSPPVARRVLHRHYGPRTREQERDRDRIRALTPRERQVLALVGHGETDRDIARLLDVAPSTVKTHLDSLRLRLGVHGRVHLALIAHRAGLTTGPAP, encoded by the coding sequence ATGGACCGGATCCGGGTCCTGCTCGCCGACGACGACGCCCTCATGCGCGCCGGACTGCGCGCCATCTTGGCCGCCGACCCGCACCTGCACGTGGTCGCCGAGGCCGCCGACGGCGACCAGGCCCTGCACCGGTGCCTGCGCCACCGCCCCGACCTGGCCCTGCTGGACGTGCGCATGCCCGGCACCGACGGCCTGGCCGCCGCCCGCCGCATCCGCGCCCGCCTCCCCGGCACCGCCATCGTCATGCTCACCCTCTTCGGCGAGGACGAGAACATCGACACCGCCCTGGACATCGGCGTGGACGGGTTCGTCCTCAAGACCGGCGATCCCGCCGACCTGCTCGCGGCCGCCACCGGCGCCGCGTTCCTGTCCCCGCCGGTGGCCCGCCGCGTCCTGCACCGCCACTACGGCCCCCGCACCCGCGAACAGGAACGCGACCGCGACCGGATCCGGGCCCTGACCCCCCGCGAACGCCAGGTCCTGGCCCTGGTCGGACACGGCGAGACCGACCGGGACATCGCCCGCCTGCTCGACGTGGCGCCCAGCACCGTCAAAACCCACCTGGACTCCCTGCGCCTGCGCCTGGGCGTCCACGGCCGGGTCCACCTGGCCCTCATCGCCCACCGCGCCGGCCTCACCACCGGCCCCGCCCCCTGA
- a CDS encoding serine hydrolase domain-containing protein → MVAEAGVRVVVVVSAVVALLMCAVPVAGREGEVPAGLGGRVDAHVEEFRERQGLGGVAVVVVHRGRVVHAAGYGRDALGRPVSADSVMPVASLSKSMTAAAVLWMVEEGLLGLDDPVVEHLPAFDPVDPRGRRITVRHLLEQTSGLASQGLLSPDRAHKESLDDAVRILSGMGLAAEPGTAHRYFNGNYWLAAALVQEVAGVPFADALRDRVFAPLGMGDSASVPAGAAVEGMAPGHLRVLGMRPVRGLPPDLSTGSGEVVSTARDLGRWLAPYTGAGRSASGEVFLSEASVREALAPGTAGGDYTLGWRLLDDGRWAHGGTEYSHLAQQLLSADREWGVAVLDDTFSYLDTAYPLAAGVLDLAQGREPAPRPPANLYLDLALGAGVASSAVVGAVRLRRARAWGGRLAVRPRWRALVASVPVLVPAGVVVWLVVLGAASGAHPRTVWAVLSGGLVPAGAMVWLAVAALSGVVVAAVRWRARARAGAGQV, encoded by the coding sequence ATGGTTGCCGAGGCGGGTGTGCGTGTGGTCGTGGTGGTGTCGGCGGTTGTGGCGTTGCTGATGTGCGCCGTTCCGGTGGCGGGACGGGAGGGGGAGGTGCCGGCGGGGCTGGGCGGGCGGGTCGACGCGCATGTGGAGGAGTTCCGGGAGCGGCAGGGGCTGGGCGGGGTCGCGGTCGTGGTGGTGCACCGGGGGCGGGTGGTGCACGCCGCCGGGTACGGGCGTGACGCGCTGGGGCGGCCGGTGAGCGCGGACAGTGTGATGCCGGTGGCGTCGCTGTCCAAGTCGATGACGGCGGCGGCGGTCCTGTGGATGGTGGAGGAGGGGCTGTTGGGGTTGGACGATCCGGTGGTCGAGCACCTGCCGGCGTTCGACCCGGTCGATCCGCGGGGGCGGCGCATCACGGTGCGCCACCTGCTGGAGCAGACCTCCGGGTTGGCCTCGCAGGGGTTGTTGTCCCCCGACCGTGCGCACAAGGAGTCCTTGGACGACGCGGTCCGGATCCTGTCGGGGATGGGGTTGGCGGCCGAGCCGGGTACCGCGCACCGGTACTTCAACGGCAACTACTGGTTGGCGGCGGCCCTGGTGCAGGAGGTGGCCGGGGTGCCGTTCGCCGACGCCCTGCGGGATCGGGTGTTCGCGCCGCTGGGCATGGGGGACAGCGCGTCGGTGCCGGCGGGGGCGGCCGTGGAGGGCATGGCGCCGGGGCACCTGCGCGTCCTGGGGATGCGGCCGGTGCGCGGGCTTCCGCCGGACCTGTCCACGGGGTCGGGGGAGGTGGTCTCCACCGCCCGCGACCTGGGGCGGTGGCTGGCCCCCTACACCGGTGCGGGCCGGTCCGCGTCGGGGGAGGTGTTCCTGTCCGAGGCGTCGGTGCGGGAGGCGCTCGCCCCGGGTACGGCGGGGGGCGACTACACGCTGGGGTGGCGGCTCTTGGACGACGGCCGGTGGGCGCACGGCGGCACCGAGTACTCCCACCTGGCCCAGCAGCTGCTGTCGGCGGACCGGGAGTGGGGGGTGGCGGTGCTGGACGACACCTTCTCCTACCTGGACACCGCCTACCCCCTGGCCGCCGGGGTGCTGGACCTGGCGCAGGGGCGCGAGCCGGCGCCGCGGCCGCCCGCCAACCTGTACCTGGACCTGGCCCTGGGGGCCGGGGTCGCCTCCAGCGCGGTGGTGGGCGCGGTGCGGTTGCGTCGGGCCCGGGCCTGGGGCGGGCGCCTGGCGGTGCGGCCGCGGTGGCGTGCCCTGGTGGCTTCGGTGCCGGTGCTGGTGCCCGCGGGGGTGGTGGTGTGGCTGGTGGTGTTGGGTGCGGCCTCGGGGGCGCATCCGCGCACGGTGTGGGCGGTGCTGTCGGGGGGCCTGGTGCCGGCCGGTGCCATGGTGTGGCTGGCGGTGGCCGCCCTGTCGGGGGTGGTGGTGGCCGCGGTGCGCTGGCGGGCCCGGGCGCGGGCTGGGGCGGGTCAGGTGTAG
- a CDS encoding sensor histidine kinase: protein MTEHPRAPWYADPRWTAPTALACALPALWDTPPAAAALAAATGVTAALTHPRAPLTALALAAAATTVTPLLGIPTCLLAYRCGRTGTALHPRHLAGAAALTLALAAAALTGTAPLSADAVAALPLYVALPWAVGAHRRALDLLARHRQQEQEHRARLRERARIAHDMHDSLGHDLGLLAVRAAALEVAPDPTPDQARAAAAELRRGAARATEHLRQVIGVLHPHTPEATPADDLPDLLDRARAAGMDVHTDLDRGHGAPDPVARAVHRIVQEALTNAARHAPDAPVTVRVHTNTDATDVTVANTAARRTPQPPGGGTGLAAARERARALGGTLHAGPHGDGFAVRAHLPHHAPATTLPAEQPPAPTADRRRLRRDLLLTLALTLALTCTATLALAAYT from the coding sequence ATGACCGAGCACCCCCGCGCCCCCTGGTACGCCGACCCGCGCTGGACCGCCCCCACCGCCCTGGCCTGTGCCCTGCCCGCCCTGTGGGACACACCCCCGGCCGCGGCCGCCCTGGCCGCCGCCACCGGCGTCACCGCCGCCCTCACCCACCCGCGCGCCCCGCTCACCGCCCTGGCCCTGGCCGCCGCGGCCACCACCGTGACCCCCCTGCTGGGAATCCCCACCTGCCTGCTCGCCTACCGCTGCGGCCGCACCGGGACCGCCCTGCACCCGCGCCACCTGGCCGGCGCCGCCGCCCTCACCCTCGCCCTGGCCGCGGCCGCCCTCACCGGGACCGCACCCCTGAGCGCCGACGCCGTCGCCGCCCTGCCCCTGTACGTCGCCCTGCCCTGGGCGGTGGGCGCCCACCGCCGCGCCCTGGACCTGCTGGCCCGCCACCGGCAACAGGAGCAGGAGCACCGGGCCCGGCTGCGCGAACGCGCCCGCATCGCCCACGACATGCACGACTCCCTGGGCCACGACCTGGGCCTGCTCGCGGTCCGCGCAGCCGCCCTGGAGGTCGCCCCCGACCCCACCCCCGACCAGGCCCGCGCCGCCGCCGCCGAACTGCGCCGCGGCGCCGCCCGCGCCACCGAACACCTGCGCCAGGTGATCGGCGTCCTGCACCCCCACACCCCCGAGGCCACCCCCGCCGACGACCTGCCCGACCTGCTCGACCGGGCCCGCGCCGCCGGCATGGACGTCCACACCGACCTGGACCGGGGCCACGGCGCCCCCGACCCGGTGGCCCGCGCCGTCCACCGCATCGTCCAGGAGGCCCTGACCAACGCCGCCCGCCACGCCCCCGACGCCCCGGTCACCGTCCGCGTGCACACCAACACGGACGCCACCGACGTCACCGTCGCCAACACCGCGGCCCGCCGCACCCCCCAGCCCCCCGGCGGCGGGACCGGCCTGGCCGCCGCCCGCGAACGCGCCCGCGCCCTGGGCGGCACCCTGCACGCCGGCCCCCACGGGGACGGGTTCGCCGTGCGCGCCCACCTGCCCCACCACGCCCCCGCCACCACGCTCCCCGCCGAACAGCCCCCCGCCCCCACCGCCGACCGGCGCCGCCTGCGCCGCGACCTGCTCCTGACCCTGGCACTCACCCTGGCCCTGACCTGCACCGCCACCCTCGCCCTGGCCGCCTACACCTGA
- a CDS encoding Mut7-C ubiquitin/RNAse domain-containing protein, protein MEPTLELRFAPELRFFLAPRHRGGTLHARADSTSTLAHVVQSHGVPMTEVGTLLLDGRPAGPGTIPAPGQTVDVPPLPLPQAVPFPLRFLLDVHLGTLARRLRLLGLDTAYDNDRDDPSLFRQANAEERVLLTRDRGLLSRAGLRAGAHVRNTRPEEQLREVLHRFAPDLDPWTRCPACNGVLVHTDKGQVAGDLQEGTRAAYDAFARCPACERVYWPGAHHSHLARIVRQAQEEVSAHRA, encoded by the coding sequence ATGGAACCCACCCTGGAACTGCGCTTCGCACCCGAACTACGGTTCTTCCTGGCCCCGCGCCACCGCGGCGGGACCCTGCACGCGCGCGCCGACTCCACCTCCACCCTGGCCCACGTGGTCCAGTCGCACGGCGTGCCCATGACCGAGGTCGGCACGCTGCTCCTGGACGGGCGCCCCGCCGGGCCCGGCACCATCCCCGCCCCCGGGCAGACCGTGGACGTCCCGCCCCTGCCCCTGCCCCAGGCGGTCCCCTTCCCCTTGCGCTTCCTGCTGGACGTGCACCTGGGCACCCTGGCCCGGCGGCTGCGCCTGCTGGGGCTGGACACCGCCTACGACAACGACCGCGACGACCCCTCGCTGTTCCGGCAGGCCAACGCCGAGGAGCGGGTCCTGCTCACGCGCGACCGCGGCCTGCTCTCCCGCGCGGGGCTGCGCGCGGGCGCCCACGTGCGCAACACCCGCCCCGAGGAGCAGCTGCGCGAGGTCCTGCACCGGTTCGCCCCCGACCTGGACCCGTGGACGCGCTGCCCGGCCTGCAACGGCGTGCTGGTCCACACCGACAAGGGGCAGGTGGCCGGCGACCTGCAGGAGGGCACCCGCGCCGCCTACGACGCCTTCGCCCGCTGCCCGGCCTGCGAGCGCGTGTACTGGCCCGGCGCCCACCACTCCCACCTGGCCCGCATCGTGCGCCAGGCCCAGGAGGAGGTCTCGGCTCACCGCGCCTGA
- a CDS encoding PadR family transcriptional regulator, producing the protein MELTPAELTVLGLVVERPRHGYDLEQVIERRGIRRWTDIGFSSIYYLLERLHKRGLVHVPRAPDAARSRRVFHATGAGREAARAGALALIRGPAPAAHPVLAGIAHLDLLTPAEYTAALGERLAALQERIAAVRAAQDAQEPLPRAAREVFSYSLSLMEAERTWLAARARVHDDR; encoded by the coding sequence GTGGAGCTGACACCCGCGGAACTGACCGTGCTGGGCCTGGTCGTGGAGCGCCCCCGCCATGGATACGACCTGGAGCAGGTCATCGAGCGGCGCGGCATCCGCCGCTGGACCGACATCGGGTTCTCCTCGATCTACTACCTGCTCGAGCGGCTCCACAAGCGCGGACTGGTCCACGTCCCCCGGGCTCCGGACGCCGCCCGGTCCCGCCGCGTCTTCCACGCCACCGGCGCCGGGCGCGAGGCCGCCCGGGCGGGGGCGCTCGCCCTCATCCGCGGCCCGGCCCCCGCCGCCCACCCGGTGCTGGCGGGCATCGCCCACCTGGACCTGCTCACCCCGGCCGAGTACACCGCGGCCCTGGGCGAGCGGCTGGCCGCACTACAGGAGCGCATCGCCGCCGTCCGCGCGGCCCAGGACGCCCAGGAGCCGCTGCCCCGCGCGGCGCGCGAGGTGTTCTCCTACTCGCTGAGCCTCATGGAGGCGGAAAGGACGTGGCTCGCCGCGCGGGCCCGGGTGCACGATGACCGCTAA
- a CDS encoding GyrI-like domain-containing protein produces MTAKTDFKKTLDSYSARAGHFRVLDVPELRYLMIDGHGDPNTPAFAEAVRALYPVAYKLKFAAKRELGRDHVVMPLEGLWWSGDMDAFTTARDKSRWDWTLMIMVPDWTGQDMFAAAVAQAGAKNAPARLEDVRLAPLSEGRCVQTLHVGPFDEEGPVLERMHREFIPSQGLRLGGRHHEIYLSDLRRTAPARLRTILRQPVVEDGGRA; encoded by the coding sequence ATGACCGCTAAGACCGACTTCAAGAAGACCCTGGACTCCTACAGCGCCCGGGCCGGCCACTTCCGGGTCCTGGACGTGCCCGAGCTGCGCTACCTGATGATCGACGGCCACGGGGACCCCAACACCCCCGCCTTCGCCGAGGCGGTCCGGGCGCTGTACCCGGTGGCCTACAAGCTCAAGTTCGCCGCCAAGAGGGAGCTGGGCCGCGACCACGTCGTCATGCCCCTGGAGGGCCTGTGGTGGTCGGGCGACATGGACGCGTTCACCACCGCGCGCGACAAGTCGCGGTGGGACTGGACCCTGATGATCATGGTCCCGGACTGGACCGGGCAGGACATGTTCGCCGCCGCCGTCGCGCAGGCCGGCGCCAAGAACGCCCCCGCCCGGCTGGAGGACGTGCGGCTCGCGCCGCTGAGCGAGGGCCGGTGCGTGCAGACCCTGCACGTGGGCCCCTTCGACGAGGAGGGCCCGGTGCTGGAGCGGATGCACCGCGAGTTCATCCCCTCCCAGGGGCTGCGCCTGGGCGGCCGCCACCACGAGATCTACCTCAGCGACCTGCGCAGGACCGCGCCCGCCAGGCTGCGCACCATCCTGCGCCAGCCCGTGGTGGAGGACGGCGGCCGCGCCTAG
- a CDS encoding magnesium and cobalt transport protein CorA, with protein sequence MIIDKAIYRHGSRREIDGDISDAFDLERGETEDCFLWIGLHEPTAEEFTLIQEELDLHPLAVEDALEAHERPKIEHYGETSFVVVKTLSYDERAFDVEAGEIMLFVGTDFIVSVQHGPAGPLDGVRERLEKDPDFLRLGPPAVLHGFIDDIVDHYGVIGHKVETDIIALEQEVFRPRGEDVTEEIYRLKREVLEFRRAEGPLIPVLQEIVKGRMTQFSSTREHFRDVLDHLLRVDDLVDAHNELLTSALTAHLALLGKEQNEDVRKISSWAAVIAVPTMIAGFYGMNFDSMPELHWDYGYPLMMAVMVLISVLIYHRLRRNRWL encoded by the coding sequence GTGATCATCGACAAGGCCATCTACCGGCACGGGTCGCGCCGGGAGATCGACGGCGACATCAGCGACGCGTTCGACCTCGAACGCGGTGAGACCGAGGACTGCTTCCTGTGGATCGGGCTGCACGAGCCCACCGCGGAGGAGTTCACCCTCATCCAGGAGGAGTTGGACCTGCACCCCCTGGCGGTGGAGGACGCCCTCGAAGCGCACGAGCGACCCAAGATCGAGCACTACGGCGAGACCTCGTTCGTGGTGGTCAAGACCCTCTCCTACGACGAGCGCGCCTTCGACGTCGAGGCGGGGGAGATCATGCTGTTCGTGGGCACCGACTTCATCGTCAGTGTCCAGCACGGCCCGGCCGGCCCCCTGGACGGGGTGCGCGAGCGGCTGGAGAAGGACCCGGACTTCCTGCGCCTGGGTCCGCCCGCGGTGCTGCACGGGTTCATCGACGACATCGTCGACCACTACGGGGTCATCGGGCACAAGGTCGAGACCGACATCATCGCCCTGGAACAGGAGGTGTTCCGGCCCCGCGGCGAGGACGTCACCGAGGAGATCTACCGGCTCAAGCGCGAGGTGCTGGAGTTCCGCAGGGCCGAGGGCCCCCTCATCCCCGTCCTGCAGGAGATCGTCAAGGGGCGGATGACGCAGTTCTCCTCCACCCGCGAGCACTTCCGGGACGTGCTGGACCACCTGCTGCGGGTGGACGACCTGGTCGACGCGCACAACGAGCTGCTCACCAGCGCCCTGACGGCGCACCTGGCGCTGCTGGGCAAGGAGCAGAACGAGGACGTCCGCAAGATCTCCTCCTGGGCCGCGGTCATCGCCGTCCCCACGATGATCGCCGGGTTCTACGGCATGAACTTCGACAGCATGCCCGAGCTGCACTGGGACTACGGGTATCCGCTGATGATGGCGGTGATGGTGCTCATCAGTGTCCTGATCTACCACCGGCTGCGCCGCAACCGGTGGCTGTGA